Sequence from the Saccopteryx bilineata isolate mSacBil1 chromosome 6, mSacBil1_pri_phased_curated, whole genome shotgun sequence genome:
AAACTCTCTTGCTGTAACAGACCAAGCATGGACATTTCCTCCTaagggaagaaagggaattgAAATGACTTCCATATTCAAGTCACAGCACGCCAGATAGAGAACTTCTGGCTCTCAGGAAAGCCGTTTACTACCTCAAAAGAAGGGTCAGTCACTAGACTCTTATGGAAACAGGACAGCGGGGCCTGCCAAGAAGGAACTCCGGGAAGCCAGGAACGGCGACACTGTGGTCCCAGGCCATTCTCCTGGGCACAGGCTTCCTTCCCGTGCGTGCTCTGCCCTCACCACGCATGTTCCGGAATCAAAGGCCACCAGTACGCACAACAGTTCATGCTAACATCCAAACATGACACCAGACACAATGAACTGTGATCCCCCTGTCGTCCCCAAAATATATCTGGGACTATCTCACTCAGAGACAAGCTATGTTCTCTGTAAATCAAAATACAGAGGGTTTTTGTGACTTCCGTTTTTTATATAACGAGAAACATTTTCCTACTTCTTTCGTATTCAAATAAGTGAACAAAAAAGCTgcagctctctctcctctctcccaaaaGCCTGCTCCTTTGCAGTTCACAATTTATTTGCATCTGTGGATGGCAGTTACCCTCCAgtgtcaagagaaagaaaaatgtgtaagaaaaaaaaaatcacaggctgTTGTCAAACGTTTATTTCTTGTTTATGGACATAAAtgtattaacaaaacaaagcaaaacccaacactAATCTATTAAAAAGTCATTGGAAAGCATAGGGAGGTGACTTAGAAGCCGTGACACTGAGAATGTTAGGGAGTTCAAAGTTGTAACAGCAATCAAATTGGTTCCACATTTCTTCTAAGCATCAGAGTTACAGTGACTTGAATATATGTTTCATTTGGGTTATTAagtggttgaagaacttgtttcTTTTTGACCAAGAATACTGACAGGCTCTCACATTTTCAGTTGCTGAATTACTAAGATTATTCAAGGTATCAAAACAAATACCATTCTCAGCAGTAGAGAATCCTTCATTTCCCACCTCAtaagcaacaaaaaaaaccctggcagCCATTTTCCCCTTGTCCTTCCAAAGAGCCAAAGAATCACACAACCACTCAAGTAACAAGAGATCAGGGGTGTCTCAGACATGTGGAAGGAAAATGCTTAAAGGCAAAATTCCTCGAACTCATGCCACACTGCGGAAGCAGAGAGCTGTTCCGTCCGCTAATCCTGTTAAAATCCCGCGTGCATGCTGGCTGTGAGAAAGACCCTATCAATCTGCAGCCAATGGTCCAATTCCCCCTCTAACATCACAGTAATTGTTATTTCCACAAAAGCACCAAATTCTAAagccaagactttttttttttttggaagaaagtcattaaaaatataagaattggTCTTAACCATCAGGCCAAGGttaactaatgaaataaaaactctCTCTGGAGCCTCCAGGGCAAACATCTTCTAGTTTTGCAGCAGGTGGCGGCCATTGCTCTGGACTGGCTGTCTCTATTCCAGACGCTTCCAGGGAGCTTACAGCTTCTTGGCTTATCACCTGGGTTGTGTCCCCTCTGTTTAAACTGTTCCAGTCATTATTGCCGTTTAAGAAGATTCCATGACACACGGTGGCCCTATCTTCGGTGAAAAGCAGACCCAGAATACTGACCATTCTAAGAGAGGGTCCACTCCGGGGAGATGACCATCCTGGGCAGTCTCCCCCAGCAAGGGGAGCCGAACTGGCCCCATGGCAGTTAGTATTCTGTTGGGCTCCCTCTTCTGTAGAATCCTTCGATTGGAACCAGCTGGGGCAGGAAAGCAGCTAGGAAGGATGAGGAAGAGAACCAGTGGGCAGGGTCGTGTTCCTCGTGGGGGTGGTGGGGCTAGGACCACAGGAAGGGGACAGGGCTCAGGCAGGGGTTGGAACATCAAAGGAATAGCAGTTACACCTGCAGACAGGTGTGGTGACCAAGACTGAACTTTGTAACCTAAAATGCCGTCATGAAATAGGTTGCTTCTTGATGAATCTTACTCTACAGttcaggggaggagggaaagacacAGGGAATGAGGACGAAGTGGGAGACACCCCTAATTAGTCTTAGGCACAAACTTACTGCTGTCTGTTTCCATATTCTTATGTTTTGTCAGGCTTTTTCTGGGTTATTTTTCTACTAACTCCCAATACTTTCCGGAATATACTTGATTTTCCTTTTAACAAGGGAGGTGCTACTTCAAAGGACCACCCAATGTTAAGCAGAACACTAAAAAGATAGAATTGATGGGTGGCCTTTGAAGATGATTTCTTCCCTATTTAAGACTGAAATGGAGTTAGGAAAATCTTTAGTAGGTGTCCATCCACAATCAGTCATTGTTATGATTCACTGTGTGACATTTCAGAAAGCCCACTGGAGACCTCCGTGGGGGATACTACAAATCTAAGACTCCCATTTTGAAATTTAAACTGCCTGTGAAGCCTTCCAAATGGAAAATAGGAAACTCTGACCGCTGAGCTCCCCGTGGGTTCTAGTCCATCCTGAATCTAACCAAAACCTTGGAGGTAGGACAGGGATAGGCCTGAGCTGCAAGCACGAAGAAGCCTCTGTCGTGTCTTCAGTGATGGGCTCCGCATGTGAAAGGTCTGGCAGTTCTCATGCTCAGTAACAGCTCTGGGGGCCGTGGCTGCCACGCGTTAGAACCTAGGAACACAGTGACTCATACACTGACTTCAGGTGCTCCACAAGTTGGAGGGAGCACGAGGGCCCCAGCTGGTGAGCAGGAGGCCACGTTAGCCAGGCTGGCAGAAATAAACACTAGGGAGTCTCCAGTGGGTATGGCGGGTCTTGAACTTGAGCACGTCTCAGAATCATCCAGTTTctcattcagtaggtctggggtgggggtcaAGCTCTGTGTTTCTAACACATTTGCAGACAATGATGCTGGGGCAGGACCAGATGCTGGGGACCACTAGCCTTCTGCCCTACTAGGGAGCAGGAGGATAAACGCACCCCCAGAACCGAACCGCGGCACCGCAGCAGCACCTCCAGGTCCGCTGCGTGGTCTGTACGGTCACACACCCAGGAGACACATGGCTTGTTTCTTCCCGCGGTTCTTCATGAACGGAGTCATCCCTGACCAGGTGACTGGttctttatcattaaaaaaattctctgaagACAGTTCTAAAGTACCACAATAAAGTAGCAGTGATGTTAGAACAAGCATCTAAACTCTTGGAGGTAACTGCTTTGCAAGCCCACTCTAACACAgagatatatttttctatttaaaaaagccATTCTAATTCCTTTGAAATCACAGCATCTATACACACGTCTCATTTTTTCACAGGTTTGGCCACTGTGTCCCTCAACCACAGCTCCGCAGGCCTCTCTAGTAAGTCAGGGGCCTCTTTCATTGTTCTTCCGTTTCTTGGTTGGGCTGCCCTGAATTGTAGCTGATCTTGCCGTGTTTGTGGCTGAGCCTGTTTGCTCTGCCtcgcctggctttttttttttttcatgagatgTCTGGAGGAGAGATTTTCCAAAACATGCAACTCTTCATTAGACATGGGGTTTTGCCAACTCTTGTTTCAAAAGTAACCCCGGATCTGACATCTCTACAGTTGGCAAAACCCTGAAGGCTTTGCTTTTTTCCACTATTATTTGTCTCGGAACTAATCGATCACTTCCAAGAGAAACTCTCTTGCGGTGGTCGAGGCCTTCCGCAGAGCCGCCGTGCCTGTGTCTCTGCTGTGCTCTGGCCCCTCGCGGACGTCGTTTTGGACCTGGTGATGCTGACTCACAGCTCCAGACAGGGCTCCCGCTTAGAAGCCCTGTCTCTAACCACTCCCCAGGATGAGGTTTTTGCTGGCTGCTAGTGTCTTCTGGCTGGGTCTGATGAACTTTTTCCAGCTTTTGAACAGAAAGCCCCCAGTGGCTTTCAGCTGCCTTTAAGTAATCCTTTGCTGGCCCCATGGTCTCTGATGGGGCACTGGATGCAGCCTgactgtcccctcctctcactgccaTCGCTGCAAGCACTGGGTCGCTGCATGTTCCCACAGTGTCCCTGCTGTGCTGCGGTTTGCTCACGGCGCTGCtttttgttttagttcttttcacactaaagaaaaaaaaaagactttgttttGTAATAATATAATGACATGGTTTCCTCCAAATTCCCCTTACTGCATTTCCTACACCTAAAAAAGGAAGGCATGCACTACCTTTTCCCTGTCTCCCTGACACAGCCAGGAAAATCCCCAAAGTATGTCTCGGTACAGACTGCACCCAGCAATAGCCTTCACATTTTCCAAGACAGTGGGACACACCAGGAAACACTTTCTTTACTGATTGCCAGGTTACGGATGGAGTTATGATGCAGTCCATATTTTAATGAAGGCGGACAGGTACTCATTTCAGATATTAAGGGTCCATTTGATATATTTTCCACCCCCAAAAGTAAATGCTCAAACTCATCCAAAGCAGCGGCTATGTTCATAGGTGTCTCTGTGTATAAGAACATgttcatacacacacagacacacacacaatttatatTTGTAAGTAAAGAATCATCTTCCGGAATTTCTCTCAGGCCATTGCAAGGTTTTACTCAAATAAAACCTCCATCTAGCTGGTGTCAGGCTTGTTTGTTCACCACTGGAAATAAGAGTCAGCTAACAGAACTGGAAATGTTCTGAAAGAAATTCCAGAGACTATACAAGAAGAGAAAGTGGAAAGATGGCAGACCCAAGATAgcgtgtgtgcacacgcacacgcacacgcacacgcacacagacCCCCTTTCTAAAGCATACACAACAGACCACGCAAACTTCACTCTGGTTGGAAGTTCCTTTGAGGGGCGGGATAAAAGCTTCATGGGAAGAATTTAGAAACGACAGCACTTTGACTTCAACGTATACATACAGGCTTGTGAATGGCAAGAAATTCCTTAAACCACCAAACTCAAAACAATAAAGCTGAAATATTTACTTTGGCTAAGCTTTAGTCTGgaaagaaatctatagattcatGTTTTTACTGTTGCTATCTGGGACATGAGGGTTATCATAATTATGTTAGGGTCGGAACAAGCATCTTAGAAaaggaatgtattttttttttcctaggtcTGTCTGCAGTCACTCTGAAAGCTGTATGAAACACACCACCAACAGGTGCTTCTCATCTTCAAAGTGCTTGCAATTAATTAGTCCTTGCAACACACCTGTGAAGCAAGGACTCGATTCCTGCTGTCCagagagcaagaggaagagagTCAGGATGGTGGAAGAGCAAGTCGGCCACGGAAGACAGGCTCCGTGCCAGGGGGCTGGGGTTGAGCTGACCTCGCGAGTTCACTGTCATGCGTCCGCACCTACAGACAGTCAGAGAGGAAACACAGTGGACGTACATTTCTTTCAGAGCGTTTCTCTTGCGCTTTGCACAGGCAGGAAGTGGACTCTTTGCACACTCAGCAAAATAATCAGACGCTCCACGGAGAGCTCTTTCCGTCTACACCAAAAGATAACAAAGGTTCAAACAGAAATCTATTAGCTGAACATGAGAAAAAACAGTTCTAGTCGGAATGTCCCGGCAAACAGATTTATTTCTGTGAGGACTAGATGCAACTGCTTAGTGTAAggctagtttaattttttttttttaaaaattgagaacgTTTTGGTAAATTGTCACTGTTTTCGGATTCCCAGCCCACACACTCCATACATTAATATATGCCACAAACATACAAGACTCTGATGGAAAGCATGTTGACTCCAACCCATCTGGGAACTCTTGGCCAATGTGTGATATCGCTGAGGCCCACGCTGTGACAAAGCGCAGAATCGCAGTGCCAGGCAGCGACTGGTTTGGGAACTTTGATCTTCCACAGAGACCTGGGGGTGCAGTGGTCTGTACCCTGATTATCCTAAGAATTCCCCACATTCCCTCTTGTGAAAATACAGAACATGGGCTTTGCAATACTCAAGAATGTGTCGAGACTCAAGCCTTTTAAtactcatattttaaataaacactggAGTTTGAGAATCTTGGCTACTAAAAAACTGGAAgtgttctttgatttttttttttcttaaatgaacagcagcattaccctgggtttaTACCATTCATAGGTTATCTGTCTtacttgtctttttatatttccatGGAAGCATCATTAGGAAGTAATTATAAAACGTAAAAACTTCCCAATGTTTACTCATTTCATACTTTGAAATTGTTTCCTTTGTGTTAGCAAACAGATCATTCAAAGTGTTAACCTCTCTCATTTTCTGGGACACCAAGTAGCCGTCTACATCAAATTCCATAGTCAAATATTGCTGCCCTAGGAACAGTTTTGGTAAATTACCAGGAGGTCACTGCTTTAGACTTAACATTGGCATTAACAAGGACAGCCTCAGGGAGCCGGGGACAGCCAGCAGTATGATGTCTGGATGTCCCACATCCCGTCACTGACCTGCCTGTGGTTACACACTGGGACCAgtgtcacccaaagtcatatccaGTTACAATCTACATCAGTTTTAAGAGTCAGTAAACAAAATATTACAGGTTTTATCGGATTATCCTGCATTTCGAtgcttctccccttttctctcgcTAAGATCTACCAGCTGACCCAAAACAGCTCCAGTTTAAAAGTGAAATGAGAGAGATGGAGATTTATGTGTGAAACACTTCTAAACATGCCCTGTAAGTACAGCAGATTTTCCCCTCACAACCACACCCTGTAAGTGCTGTATTTTCAGAGCTGAACAATTAACATAAGGAGCATGAGTCAGGCTTTGAACAACTCTGTGGGAACCAGAAAGCCTTTTGCTATTAGGAATGATGTAAATTCCCCAAGGCTGGAAGAAGTCCACAAAGGCAGGCAGACAGGGTCATAAATAACAACAATGGATACTGTGGAGACCACAGAAAGGAGGATGCCGTGATAGTGACACTTCGAATCTCGTATTGGATTCAATCGCGGCCCTCATTATATATTCTTAAACTTAGTTTTATAAGCACTGTGTGTTTCCTATGGGAACTTCAGAAAACCTCTTTAAGAAACAGGACTATCCACTCTCATCCCAAATTCCTCTGACAACAGACAATGAGGAAAATGCACTTGGAAGAAAAGGTGACGGAGTGACAGAAGGAAATGTCCAGTTCAGAAAGGGCAAAACCTGTGACttcgttttttttttaacaaaaaaaaaaaaaaaaaaaggaaagagaaagaacaaagaaaaaagggaaggcgGGGTCTTGTGctcacaaattaaaaccacatttggCAATTTGTTGAAGGGGAGGCATATTTACATTTGTATGAAGACTGGGTGGGCAGGGGAAAAAAGATTAGACTCCTTCTTCAGCCCTTGAACTGTCAGATCTCATTAGAAATCTCTCATTCTTACATTTCTAGGGTCAATTCATTCCCCTTTGTTGCTAAGTCACAGCCTCTGGTGCCCCCCCAAACAAGGACTCCAGAGGAAGCAGCTACCACCTGGGGACAGGATTTCCCAAGGGAGTCATCCTGGTTACTAATGGCTTCGCACATCTGGCATCAAAATGCAACCCAGGCTTATCCAGAGGCCAGCTCTCTGGTGCAGATGGTGTGTGCTGGGGTTGCAAGTGCCTCTCAGGCAGGCACACTTGGCTGACACGACCCCGTTATGGATTCTGCCCTGGTATCTTCagcaaagaatacagaaaaaaccAGCTTAACCAAGGTGACCTCTTTGGGCCCGCATAAATGATTCTTCACCACCTGCAAGCTAGCTCTGAGTCTGCTAGGCAATAAAATTCACCAAATATCATTTCCTGGTCACTGGCTCTACTCCCCCCcccaatttattgatttatatttttggtaATACTTTGAGGATCTtaagttttaaaactttctaCCTAAAAAGACTGTCTAGATAGATATAGTTCCAGGACAAAACAGAAGAGAAGTCAGGCCAGGCCACCAGTCCCAGAAGGAAACGAATCTAGTCAGTTACCCTCTTTGGCAGCTGGAGCAGCCAGGCAGGCTTCCAGATAAGGGGTCAGGCCTTCTTGCCACCCCTGGGGATCCCCTGGAGACCAAGGAGGCGCCCTGAGGACGAGGACAGCCAAAGCACACGTTCCCCAGTGCAGGTCCAAGGGGGAGGTCGAGTAGGTTCGAGTCTCAGATGGTGGATACCATTACTCCAATGCCGTCTGCTCTGACCTGGGgaacacattttaaatttctggaCAAGGGATTGCAAAGAGAGCCCCCACGAGAATGAGTGGGGCAACTACGACTTCCTGCCTCTAGTCAGTGAATGAGCTAGATTGAAAAGTAGTTATAAATACTGGTTGATTTTCAAATTACAAAGGCAAGTTGAGACTGTGGATAAATCCTGGCATTCACTGCACAGTGGCTTACTGAATACTGTACTGGACAGAACACTGTGGATTAATGTGGGACGGGGAGAGAGGTGACATAAAAAGACATCAAAAGCACCTGCTCTTGAGTTTATGGCCTCCCTGAGGAGTCTGGAAGACATAGATCCCAAAGGCTAATGAGAAAACGGGCCCTCAGAAACTCAGTATCAAAGGCACCGAGGGATGTTTTCAAAAACACAGATTCCCAGGACCCATCCCTGGAAGTTCTGAATCACAAAGTCTGGGCTGGGGATATGAGATCTATATGGAGGTTCCCAGGTGATCAGAGAACTGCTGATACACATGCAACAACACTCAAcagagcagagaaacagacacagacgTCATCTGCTTGCTACACCAAGGCAGTGTTTGCCAAGTGTGGGTCGGTAACCTCAGGCTTCAAAATCAACTGTGGGCTTGCTCCAAAGTGTTCTGGATTAGGGGGTatagctcaggggtagagcatttgactgcaaAGTGTTCTGGATTCTCCCTGAGAATCTAGTGTGTTTGCATCTCTGGGGGCGGGGTCACGGCACGTGCATTGTAGGCAAGCACCGCAGTGATTCTGATACCGAGCAGGGCTAAGCTTCTGCCCTACGGAGCAAGGAATTGATAACTGAGCAGAGTCCAGCAGAATCCCTGACCTTGGGACCAGCCATTGTCTGAGGACCTGGTGGAAAAGGACCCACAGAAATTGTCCTTGCTCTCATGAAGACTCCATCCCATTGGGAAGACGAGACACAAGCAAGCATGATatattatgaagaaaaaagaagccaCTAAAGGGTCATGAGGGAGCTGTTTTTGATTCGGTGGTCAGGGAGGGCTGTGGTAGGTGACAGGTAAGCTCTACCAGAGATCTGAGTGGAAAATAAGCCATGGAAA
This genomic interval carries:
- the SLX4IP gene encoding LOW QUALITY PROTEIN: protein SLX4IP (The sequence of the model RefSeq protein was modified relative to this genomic sequence to represent the inferred CDS: deleted 3 bases in 2 codons) — translated: MASKKFAVKCRGFAVLVDLHVLPQGSNKETSWFSEQNKEEVCLLLKETIDSRVKEYLEVRKQHRLSNTEFTRSSPLSLKGFGVQITAYFLKRGIRLRCLGGSQGPELRIFPDRFVVCVSQLAFGCDLPRQNEEVTERALRGASDYFAECAKSPLPACAKRKRNALKEIVKRTKTKSSAVSKPQHSRDTVGTCSDPVLAAMAVRGGDSQAASSAPSETMGPAKDYLKAAESHWGLSVQKLEKVHQTQPEDTSSQQKPHPGEWLETGLLSGSPVWSCESASPGPKRRPRGARAQQRHRHGGSAEGLDHRKRVSLGSDRLVPRQIIVEKSKAFRVLPTVEMSDPGLLLKQELAKPMSNEELHVLENLSSRHLMKKKKPGEAEQTGSATNTARSATIQGSPTKKRKNNERGP